GGCTTCGAGTTTTTTTCGCCGAGGCCGAGGATGTCTTGGATAGCGAACGAATGAACTGGCGAGGAGCGTTTCACCGGGGGAAAGCCCTCAGATTGAGAAATCGCAAAACAAAGTTGTAGCTCTCGGCTCATGTCGGATCACTTCTCTCCCACCGTGTTGTGACGTCTTTCGTTTCGCAGTTGATCTGATATTCACACCGTACGCGCGCCACCGAATATGCTTAGATAGTTTTAATATTTCTCTAATCACCTTTATCTTCATTTTCTAATAATTAGCTATTGtccccaaaaaagaaataatgcaTAGGAAATTGAACAATCAATCCTGGCCTGCCAATCAAACAGTTGGACATCCAAATGACGCTTGCCCCTAATATTATTAGCTGTATTACAAATCAAACGGAGTTCTCCCCAACAATTTGCCATTCTTTGCCATCGTTTCCCTTCGACGGTCAGAAAACATTATTTTCCTTATGCTcttagtttattttttctttcatttttgttctcGTTCGTTTTTGAAGTCGTCCTTTTTCGCCTCAAGCTATAATAACTACACTTAATTAGTGACTAAAGCTTCGAGCGAGTTCAAAAAGTAAACATTCTTACTGAGCCAAACGCATGTTTTGATTCGCAGTCTTTTTAGAACCTCATGTTtagaaaggtttaaaaaaggGTCAAACTTAGAACCTTCTACGACtacaaaacaataaatacaagaaaaataagGATTTTGAAGCGGAACTTGTTAAAACTATTTCATTCAAGGCTTAAAAACGGCATTTGACTAAACAGCTGAAGATCGCGCACAGGGCATGTATATTTTAGTAAGTGAAATATGGGACAATGCTCTCATAAAGTCTTGCCTGTCAAAAAACTGAAATACTCGGAAGAACTTCCCCGAAATGTCAAAAGCCAAGAGATTTAGTAAATTGCAAAAAGAGGAGAAATTTGACAGGTTGTCACATCATTGCCTAATACATATCCGCAAAAAGCCTGAGTAAGGTATTTCAAACGTAGAACAGAAGGCTAGCATTTTTCAATAGACGGGTTTCTACGAACGTTTTCCCTGGCGCGGCGCGTGCTAgttttgtcatcatcattattattatttattgttatttttattgttattgtttttattattattgctgttaatgttgttattattgtaatttcattttttttggcaaacatTTGAACATACCAATCACAAACAAATCATATTTCTCGCGAACTCAATCCTTTTTTACAAGATATCTTTTACTTTTTGGTTGAGTTTGTGTCATCGTTTCCTCCTTTAAAAGCTGCTATTGGTTTCAATTGGTTTCATGGCCGACAAAAAACTGAAGTTAGTGTCAGCTTTGCTGAACACAAAAGTGCATCCTATTGCACTTCAGTTTTCCATCTCAATGGCCGggataacaacaagaaaaaattgtCTTACAAGCAAACAATTCGTCCTAAAAACCACTCAAATAAGTAGAAAAAGTATTTGAAGAATACGCTTCCCTGATGGCGTGTTTATAGTTAAGTTTATGGCCCTGATTTCAACTACTCTTCGCTGCTTTTGCATCCAAAAGAGAGAGGACTATTCTGATAAGTGAAGAAACCGCGGTGACCACAGAAAACCCAGCTTGCTATCGACAGACCCATATGAGAGCTGCCGGCGGTAATATGCCAGCCTCGTGATCTACGTTGTACGACCTCTGCGTCAGGGGTTTAGGAAAGCCAACACTTTCTTCACATCTGACAATGCTTAAAGGGACTGGCAAAGATCAGGcgaaaaaaaagagatgacaAAGCCGCGTAGGTCAGACCTGAGACAAAGCTCAGAGGGTGAGAGATCTCCCACAGCTCGCATAAGAACATCCCCCATTTCGTTGACCCAAAAGCCTATTTAACAAATTCCAATTATTAAGTGTTGACAGACAAGAGTGTTGAAGCAAGGCCCCAGCAAACACCAAAGAAAAGTTCCTCTGAGTATTAAAGATTGTAATAAACTCTTATCTCGCGTTCATCTTTACcattctatatttttattcactcCTGCCACTaaaaaaaatccttgaaaaAGAAGTTGTATTCTTCTCAAGGTCTTTAAATACAACGTTATCAGGGAAAATGGTGACAATTTATTGAGATATTATTTCTTCGCTTTCGTTTATCGGCAAAAAATTATCCATTTTGTATACTCCTTTTCTATTCTAGGTCGTCAGTTTCTATTTGTCTAGTTCTTGCATGgaacaaaacagcaaaatcTCACAATAGTAACAAGGATTACAGACTGACAAATAAAACATATGTTGACCATTTTTGCGCGCGAATTGAGAATGCTTTTACAATtactaaaaattgaaattagaaACCCATTTCTTAAAAGAATCGAAATAATTAAACAGCTTTCATAAAAAAGCGGCTAGTTGCAATAAGTGAGTACGTTCTGCTAGGAATGCGCTAAACTATTAAATAGTTGATTAAGAAGACAACTATTTATTAATTAATCGCCAACTTTCTGTTTCGAAGCGGAGCGGATGATGTGTCTGTCTACCTTGACGAGAATTACGTGAAAATGACAGCTGGGTATTTGCTTGTTTCAAAAAATGTTAACGCCTTGAATTTACCGACTAATTTTCTAAGCAAATTATCAGACCATAACACATCTAAAAAGCAATTTATTGCCTCGAGTGATCCGCGGTATATCTTTAAAGACGCACCAGAAGATGAGTTTTGTCGAGACAGAATCTAAATTTTCCACCACACGAACAAATGATCATTTCCCCATTACAATTATAACTGGAGCTGTAATAACTCACTTTTGCCAATAACCAATATTCGACGTGTTTGAAGTCAACCCTTTTTCAGGGTTTCAAAAAAGGAGACTTAATAATTACCCAGCGTGTGACAGTTCCTTATCCCTTGTTATTCACTCTGGTTTGATCTTTGAATTCAAAGCATTATCGTCGATAACAAAAGATTTCTACTCAAGTATAACAGCTGCTTTCGAGAGTAATTTGAGTATTTCACCTCCATCGCTTAATTTAACAAATCCCTCTTAAGACTAACATGTCTTCCACATATTAAAAGTACACCACTAAATTTCACTGAATTCGCTGAGTGTCTCAGTTACTCGTTTAATTTCCTTTACAGACAGATTTTCCCCATGTCTATATTTTTCCTTAAGGCAAATTTTCTACTGGCGGGAAAGTACAAAGACTGCATAATGGCAAATAAACTGTTTCAAAGTACCATCGTTAAAACGAAATCCCCCAGTGATTTTAAAATGAGCTTAATTCACTCCATCGCCATTACACTACAACTGCGTTAATTAACTTGCATTTTACAACATTTACGCCCAAGAGCAGTTAAAGGTTTTGCTTGAGAGACATCCTTAATTACCAGAAATAGAAGACACCACTCTTAATTTCTCGAGGCGACAGGAGAAGGGGAGATTATTAATATAATCACGAACAAATATGTGAGCGAAAAATTAAGGACCTTGAGAAAACTGCAAATGGTTACTTTAATGTTCGTACATAATTTTATGGCTTGCGAGCCATtaaatttgttatcattaatAATCATTCCTGAAAGGTTTCCTCATTTGGTTGTATTGTTTCTTTACTGAGTATAACAGGCAGTTAGAGATCGTTAACTAACATTCCCTCAAATGAGTTCAAAGAAGACTGCTTATGAAATAAATGTCAGTAATTTTCTTTCGTTAAGTACCAAAACTAATTGCCGTTTCTATGGCCTTCAGTTTCGAGATAAAAACACGCTGGCCCGTAGATAGATGATGCAGGAGGGTAGTGTGGTAGCCCAGATGTCCCTTTGGATGTTTCGGGTTCCGTCAAATACTGTTCTGCGAAAGCTGGTCCCGAATTCAACTCCACGACAAGCTCCGAAACTTTAGATAGAGtgtttgcttgttgttgttttttttttcgttgttttttctCTGTTAAAGCTACTCAGCTTAACACCATATATTGACCAAGTGATTTTTTAATGGGGAAATGCATTTCCATCCTTTTAAACGTCTCTCCAAGGGAAAGGGGTTTTAATAAGACACGCCCACCTTGGTACTCGTGCTTGAATGCGCCCAGTTGACGCGGGTGCGATGGCCTTGCGTGTTCAAACTACGACGCTTGTCCCTTTGACAGCGAAGAGCGCAGAGATCGAATGCGTTCATCAATTGAATGTAGAGTAAGGCCctgcaagttgaagaaaaaaaaacatggctttTTCAAGACTGCTGGCGGGTCGAagcatttgtttgttttttttttccacaatgaGTTGAGTTGCAGCCATCAGGAATGaattaattttgcaaaaagGAGTGTAAATGCAACGTaaattttcatgtcattttttttactaAATATGTGTTAGAGAATTTGAAATAGTTGAAAATCTGTAAAGAAGTCCCATTTTAAGCTGAAACTGGCATGTCTTGAGGGTGAGAAACACGTACATTACTTTAGAGAAATTTTCATGTGTCAATGCATTTATTACACAtaaaccaagacagcgaaaaacaaaataaaatacttcACGTCACATAAACCAGATCTTTTTTCGATTCATGTCAACAAATTCAGTTGCTCATATGAGGCTCATATAAAGCTAAGATGACTGTTTCAGGCTCCTGGAAAAAGTCGTTTGCAAGAAATTTGTTTAAATTCGCTTAAGGCTACACTTTCCTCATTTTTATAGTTCATGGTTAGTCGTTTTCCCGTTTATCCCCAACAGTGAACACCATAGAGAAAGGGTTAGTCCAGGCCGAGAGAAGAGTGGTAACGAGCGACAAAGCAGCGAGAGCTTTTCACGAACGAGCGAGCGGACTCGTCGCTACTCTTCTCACGGCTCAGACTCACTCTAACCCTGGAATAAGTTTTGCCTCCCGCACGAACTATCCCaccagctacgcaggctaccATAGAGACCCTTAAATGATCGTTGTGCCTTCAATGCGTAAATTCTGTCGGGTATAGGCTGGGGCTGGCGAAAGGAAGAGAAGACTGCAGCCTTAAAGGAATCTAGTTACACCTATAGACCTCTTTGAGCATAAtcaaatttcatgttttttttgtttcagtgcTTTTTCTAATCTCGCTGCAATGggtaaaattcaaaagaatatttaaaccaaagtgaggccattagcccggggggggggggggggactcctatatggaacagacggggatgctcgtcggaaattttgaaattaacccctaaatgagaccatctgggtgtggcgtgagcaaattttgacccctaaaagagacagctttaaaaaggaaaaaaggaagaaaaatgaaaatttgacttctgtttctcttcgcgtaattctgtttttcttcgcgaaaccctaaacgagaccttggcggcttaaaatgttggcattttgcccggaacaccctaagcgagaccaaaatccaaaatttacacccctaagcgagacgacgagcatccccgtctgtttcatatgtgagtccccccccccggggccaTTAGGTCCAATTaacatgaaaacaaaggaataacaaacacgtcgccatttatgaaagtggtgtatacaatttttcctttttaatccAACCAAGCCAATGGCTCTTAACTCATATTCGAACTGCTGAGGTAAATTTCGCACCATTTTACAGTTAGCGAGTTTCTTATTTACCTGAGaagaatcattttcttttcttctatGATGACTTCCATGCCCGCTATTCTGGGTCTGGTGAAGAAAACACACCAAAAAACCTTAAGCCGTCAACTTTGCATTCCCTGCAGTTAATAgaaaatttcggaaatttcagcctcaaGAAATACAATCTATTTACCCTAGAACTCACATTTTGCGAGAAGTACTCAGGTGACATTCCTTCAAGAAACAAAACCTTTTCTTCAAGATTGGTCAGTCTTTTGTACACGTCACACGGCAGCGGTCGACCTAAAGAGGTTAGTTCAAAAGTTATTATTGGTCGGTACATCATGTATGTGGACACATTTTGTACCCGCACACACCTCACAGTACACAAGTTGTAGTTGTAGCCGCACACAAACCACAAGACATGTTGTACCAGCTGACACTGACAGACATGTTTCCGGAGGTCGCCGTTTTCCCCGAACTTTCCGGCCAACCCTAAGTTTCTGCAGGAGTGATTGGCGGACAATAGGTGCCAGAAAAAACCTCGCATTCTagcaaaaaaaaagactcaTCTTCTGGCGAAGATATATTCAGAACACTTCGGAAAGGGATACTAATTTGTATGCTTCAAAATCTATGGccaattattgaaaacaaatgCGCAAAAACTACATTTTTGCTGAGATGAATGAAAACTGCCCGAAGCCCGGTTAGCGCTAAAAACATCTTAACCAATGGTTTGCGTTAACGATGCTTCGATTTAGCTAACCAAAATCTAACCAAAAACGGATCAAAACATTCTAATTTGGCATGTTAATTTATGAAAATTAATTCaaccaaagagaaattaaaTAATCCACCAATGAGAAATTTGCACTGTTTTCTGAGAGGTCAGACTAGCTCCAGGACACAACGCTTGTCACTCAGTCTTCCCTAATCGAGTAAAATAATTACGTTTTAGACGACAAGGGAAGGGTTGCACATAGATCTTATAAATGTCTAAGCGAAATAAGGTAGGAAAAGGTATAGGGAAAATAGGAGCAAAGCGTCACCACAAGACTAAAAGAGACAAAATATAAGGCATCACAAAGCCCTCTATTCGTCGTATTGCTCGTCGCTGTGGAGTGAACACGCCAAGGAAAGTCTGTAACGGCAAAAAACGTAGTCTATGCCAAGGTTAACAGCTCCTTTCGGAGCCAACAATTGACGGTAGAGCGATAACCAACCCTCCGAGGTATTCTACCACTAATCACTTGGCTCGAGAAATGCTAATCGTGTTTTCATAATGTATTATGAATCGCTGTAAGACCACAAGCAGTGAATCGTGACTTGTCACTCGCGTTTCGTCATTGCCTATTCCTACAACGCACCAATAGTTTTGGTGTATTTTCGATCCGCATACTAATTGATCCTTGTGCTTACGACAAATAAATAACGGCGAGAACCACCTTATTCCCCAATTAAACTCGAACATATCAGAAAAACATTGTGAAAGCAACATGGCACCTAAAGTAGCAGGCAAGAAGGGTGAGAAACGAGCCGGCAAAGCGAAGGTTTCAAGCGAGGGTAAAACGAAGAGAAGTCGCAAACGAAAGGAAAGCTACGCAATCTACATTTATAAAGTGTTGAAGCAAGTACACCCGGACACTGGTATATCAAGTAAAGCCATGGGAATTATGAACTCATTTGTTAATGACATCTTTGAACGAATCGCTTCAGAAGCTTCGAAGCTTGCTCATTACAACAAGAAATCGACAATCAGTTCTCGAGAAATACAGACCGCCATAAGGCTGCTTTTACCGGGGGAACTGGCGAAACATGCTGTCAGTGAAGGAACTAAAGCTGTGACCAAGTACACAAGCAGCAAATAAATTTCTTTGAAGAACGCCAAGACTATAGAAAAAGGACTTATCCTTGAGAGTTGTTTTATTGCATTTAAAAAACGTTTTCCGTTcgttcatttccttttcttttttaaccaaTAGGAGTTTGTAGAGAATAACATCTGAGatgtttattattaattaatataaagtcgcaaaattttcaaatttgtagCTGTGTAAGGCTATAGTTTATGAGATGAaaagaatgattttttttagtCTTTCGGAAAGAAGGTGTTCCTCATAAGGTAAATATTTTCTATTATTAAACATGTGAAATAAGAAGATCATGCGTTTTAATAAATCAGTTGGTTCCGCATACCTGGTTTGTAACCAAAGTGTGTCTCTAAGTTTCGCAGACGTTCCTCAATGCCAGGGCAGTCCTTTGCCTCAAGTGGAATTGTGGATGTGTTTGAAATTTCTGGTCCCAATGCCTGGGCTTCACTTGTAGTGTTTGTATTTTCTACCCTTGTTGCTGTCAAATATTGATAAGTATCTTAGTCTTTCTAAAGAAGCTACTGTGTCATGGAGCCCTCGGCTTAGTACATTTCACAGCTTCGTCATATGAATAACACCACAACGATGGTAAGGACAGCTGATCCACAAAttccttttttaatttcatcTATATTTGATTCAAATTGCTCGAGATGGTGGCCAAGCTTTGTTGTGTGTAAACGTTAGAGGAAAAAGACCTTAGTGATCCTCAAAGGAACACTTCTGGATTGCTTTAGCACATTAATGGCATTTGTGTGCCTCCTAGAACTTTTTCTGCATTAATGTTATTGTTACCTTTAATGTGACCTTTCTGTCCAATCCTGTGAACAAAAACAGCATCTGTCCGTGCACATTGAAATTCTGTTCAAAAGGAATGGAAAATGCCAAACATGAACCAGCTATTTGCTAGCTGGAATAATAAGCTGATTTTAGCAAGGGAATGTCACTTGATGGTTGCATGTGTAGTAAAATTACCCAAATGTGGTCAATTTAGGACAGAATTCAGAATATTCTGTGTGCCCTTCCATCGTCATCTGACATTCCTGTCCAGTtgctaattattgttattacggTAAGCTTGGCAGAACCAGTTGACATTCAAAGGGGTGTGGAATAGTCTGACAATCTGACTTTCAAGGAATGTTGCATGCATGCATTGTAAATGTCTTAGGgttctgttgctaaatcagtcTACAATCAAAAATGGACAGCAGTAAGTGAAAACAGCACAAAGTGCACAAGATGAACGAGGAGTTTTCTCTCACCATTGTTAGTTCCTGTATTAACAACATTGCAAAATTCTCTTTTGTTGAGCAGGTCAACTTCTACTCTCTTTCGTTGTATGAAAGCAGAAATTCTCCTGTCAATCTATAGCAGgttgttaaaacaaaaatgaaataagcAAAAACAGGTAGCAGAAAACATGTCAATATTATTTTTGAGTGATTCTTTCCTTGGCATTATTATGTTGGCAACCAAACAAAGTCATTTAGTCAAATATACACCTTTGGTGCTGTACACTCAGATCATCTCTTCCTGTAAAAGGCCattcatttcaaaacaaaaaccttgCAATAATAGCGGTATTATGAGGTAGTCAGCAACATCACAATTTCCATCAAGCTCAAGAAGCCAACTTGAGAAGCTAGAGTTGCGCGTGGATATTATCTTATGTGAATCTTACGCTTCTCTCATGCCTATgcttattactaatattatatCTTTATTATACCTCTGCCTTTCCAGCTTTCACTTGGACAAGTGATGTGTCCACGTCAACTGCATTGTAATTTACTGAAAATTCAATACATGGTCCACAAAACCACGTATTATAAGAAAAGAACAGTGAAGATATTATCTATGTTAAGCAATAGTAACATCTTTATTGACAACCACTAAGAGGAGATTTCCATGACAAAACTGATGGATAAAGAGGTTTTAACCCTGAATATTTGAACTTTGAAGTTTTAAAGTTGGGGTAAGGGATAAAAAATGTACACGCTAAATGAATGTAAGAAAGACTTCAGAGAGAATATGTAGAAAACAAAATCAGTACCCTACAGTGGGTGCACTGAACTATTAGAACATACGTTTAACAATATTTCTACACAGGCACGCTGGATGTGAAGTGCTAGATAACCAATGACGCACGTAGCGCTGACTTTGTTATCGTCACTTTACATCCAGCAAGcctgagaataataataattaattgttaattattgtttcattaaaaattccaggatcaacaactcttccattttgattttattccggtccAAAATAGCTTTTCTCAGGGCTCACTTTATTGCTGATGCattccttgaccatattaggtacagcaGGCATATGAACTGAAACCCTGTGCCTGgcaagccaatgaaaatgcttaAAATCTGTTATCAATAATTTGTTAGTAAGGTGGAGAATGTATTGAACTGTAATATATTGATATAGTCTTAATCAGAATCACAATAGATACCAGTTCTTGTCTCTCGTTCCCCTTCACACTTCAGTTTCTTTAATGGTGGGCTTGACAATGAAGTGCCaaattcttttgcatttttgtccCATTTTTCCTGAAAAAAGTTAAAATGATAATCAAAATAGCATTTAAGCGGCAGTTATcataaataaaaacattaaaaaaatccTAACACACTATTTTACAAGCTATAATTCACTTCCTAAAATTAGGGacaattcacccttgtcacacggcagccatattgtcccaggagaccaaaagagctttgttttagcacgctaagcctcgcaatggaaaccatggggatgaggcttagcgtggtaaaacaaagcttttttggtcgccttgtgacaagggcgaatatGCTTAGCCAACACTAAAGTGGTAGTCATCAATGAAATCCTCTTGTGggacaataaaataataatgataacagttataacaataataataattataataaattataataacaatgataatgataatagtgaGAGTCAGGGTGGCAAAGCCATTGTCAGCCTATGCTTTGGGGAAATCCAATAACAATgggcagaaccagtttttctgagcctgcaagaatgatcACCCACAGCAAACCATTGTTAACAAAAACTGCCTGTCAGCACCgtggttcaggtcattgttatttagGTCTTCCATGCTTTGCACCTCTGCACCATGTTTCATGATGAATTAGGACGAACCCAGTCCAAACAGCTAGAGCAAATAGAAACCAACTGATTGCAGTTAAACTTGCTAGTTTTTGAACCCCTGTTACTTCATCATTCTTCAAGTATAAGATATGACCTGGGACCTACACCGTCCCGTCAAAACCTCCTGGGGGATGGGGTGGGGAGCTGACTACTTGTTGAATAGGCTTCAATTCGACTGAAATAAAAAGGTGTGTGATAAATAGATATGTTTGTCATCACAACCTTAGAGAAATAACTCTAACCTTAACCCTACCTGCAATAGCTTAAATTTCCCAACAAATCGTGGAAGATGTTCCAAAACATCTTTATCATCAAGCGGCGTTGCAAGAAGTTTTTCTGGACAGAAACTGAGGGTTACAACATCAGGTTGCAAGGAAATCTAGAAAAAGACAAAGGATTTACTATCAATTCTTACATATGTCTCGCTTAACCACACAAGTTGCCGATACCTTTTTCAGGAATTCTTCAAATAAACTGCAAAGGTCTAATACAATGTTTTTGCAGTCCATGCTTCTTTTTGATTGAAATCAATTTCTCCCTAGTTTACAGTTTGCCCGGCTACAAAGTAATTTGTGTGGTTACTAAGTGCACATCGCTTGCATGTGTGTTGGAGAGATGTTTTATCACGTTTGTATTTCTTCTACGATTTCTTTGCATCCCACGATCATATGTTGTATTGAAAAAGAATGATTgaaaattatatatttttgctctttAGATATCATTGGAGCACGAGATTTTGCTTCATCCTCGATATTTTGGACCGAACCTTCTGCAAACAGTGAAGCAGAAACTGTTCACAGAAGTTGAAGGGACTTGCAGTGGAAAGTTAGTTGAGACAATCAAGTGGAGTTTACCTACCAAGAGTTAATGAACTTGTGTTAAAACCACCAaatgaacatgtttttaatttcttagGTATGGCTTCATCATAGCAGTCACAACAATTGACAATATTGGAGTGGGACACATTCAGCCTGGAAGAGGGTTCGTGGTTTACCCTGTGAAATATAAGGTGACTTTTCTAGTTTCAATGATTTTTCAATATGCAAAATTCTTGTTTTCTACCCACATTACTGGTTATTTCTGACCACTTGTTCAAAGGTTTGATAGTGCTGTCCACCTGGTAAATAAGATAaattctcaaatgaagatatgataaATTCTGTCaaatagacccttttcataaatggcggccaatttaaaatccttttgtatgcatttaaattagccTCACTAAACTTGTTTgggagtaaaaattcttttgaattatcAACTCAAAAATGAGgttagtcaggctaattttaataattatagaagaatttataattggcagccatttatgacaAGGGTCTATTTAATAACTATTATCAggggttttgacacataaatgAGCAGTAGTGGCAGTGGTGGTTACCAATCAAACACCACTTCTACGTCATGACTTCACAAGCTTTTTGCCCAAACTTGTccatttatttttaaaatcctTACATAACAATGagcagaaccagtttttctgagcctgcatgAATGAGCATCTGCTACAAACCAAATGAAAACCCTTGGTCAATGACCTGGTGCTGGTCATTGCTGATTGGATACCACCGCCCCCACTGAAAAAGCACAAGAACTGATCAGCTTCAACCTTGTTAGAGCTGCAAGATGACCCAAAACAAGactaatgggtcattttgctTTGTATTGATCCATTAGCCTCGCCTGCAcacagctgtaaacaaaagaagctttgcctgtcGGCTCAAGTGTAATAACAGTTACTGTTGAGTTATGCAGTGGATAGTTTGGTATCCACCTCACcggtcctttttttttccttcttgatAGGCCATTGTTTTCAGACCATTTAAGGGAGAAGTTTTGGATGCTGTTGTTACACAAGTAAATAAAGTAAGGAATAAacccaaaaaaacaataaataaacacAGATGCTGTACTACAAGCAGTGATattaaaaatttaatgtcatTGTTTTGAATGCTCCTATAGAAATTTTAAAAGAGATCTTTTGCAACACAAACCTAAAGGTTTTCATGAACCTGCTATTATTGTCTGCAAAGGATAATTTTCTAATActaattttgtaatttcttgaGATACAAGTAAGATGACTAAACTGTCTGTAATTATTATCAATCTTGTCTTGAAAAAGAACAAGGATATCCTTGCTCACTACTGATatacaataaaattatcatcatcttacatttcattttcagGTTGGGCTGTTTACAGAGATTGGTCCCTTGTCTTGTTTTGTGTCAAGACATGTAAGTACTGTGACTATCTAAGCATTATTAAAGTAGTGTGGGCTTTAATATCTAAAACATGACATAGTTTGTTTACTTTTCCATTGAATGGTCAGGATGAATATGGGCAACTTCACTTCTCTCTAAAGTTACAGATCAGAATGTAATCtagatgtttgtttttttgtttgttttgttttgcttttttaactATTTAAGAAGCATCTTCAGGCACACTTAAGTTCTTTTATTGTAAGCTAAAAAGACGATTTCATTTTTGTAATGTTGACATTTATCATAAAACAGAACAGATGACAAAACTGGTTCTTTTCTCTTCACTTTAGTCAATCCCGTCAGATATGGAGTTTGCCCCAAACTCCAATCCACCTTGTTACAAGACTAAAGATGAGGTAATTAGAATTATCTGTTTGGTATTTGCAAGTTTATTATTACTAACAATACATACAAACAGTAGTTGaaattatgaaatgaaatgcaaaaGTGAGCAATTAATGGTTGACTCTTTTCGTTTTATCTGTCTCTTTAATGTAGGATATTGT
This genomic window from Acropora muricata isolate sample 2 chromosome 2, ASM3666990v1, whole genome shotgun sequence contains:
- the LOC136909153 gene encoding MAP3K12-binding inhibitory protein 1-like isoform X1; amino-acid sequence: MDCKNIVLDLCSLFEEFLKKISLQPDVVTLSFCPEKLLATPLDDKDVLEHLPRFVGKFKLLQEKWDKNAKEFGTSLSSPPLKKLKCEGERETRTVNYNAVDVDTSLVQVKAGKAEIDRRISAFIQRKRVEVDLLNKREFCNVVNTGTNNEFQCARTDAVFVHRIGQKGHIKATRVENTNTTSEAQALGPEISNTSTIPLEAKDCPGIEERLRNLETHFGYKPGRPLPCDVYKRLTNLEEKVLFLEGMSPEYFSQNTQNSGHGSHHRRKENDSSQGLTLHSIDERIRSLRSSLSKGQAS
- the LOC136909155 gene encoding DNA-directed RNA polymerase II subunit RPB7, which translates into the protein MCVGEMFYHISLEHEILLHPRYFGPNLLQTVKQKLFTEVEGTCSGKYGFIIAVTTIDNIGVGHIQPGRGFVVYPVKYKAIVFRPFKGEVLDAVVTQVNKVGLFTEIGPLSCFVSRHSIPSDMEFAPNSNPPCYKTKDEDIVIQQDDEIRLRIVGTRVDAKDIFAIGSLMDDYLGLVS